Proteins encoded in a region of the Suncus etruscus isolate mSunEtr1 chromosome 1, mSunEtr1.pri.cur, whole genome shotgun sequence genome:
- the GRAMD2A gene encoding GRAM domain-containing protein 2A encodes MHGRKASLKSPESCPEKPERTQEFPDSSLHWPEGLKGEEIKKCSREGILLSKYNQQYHKLFKDIPSEEVVLKVCSCALRRDLLLQGRLYISSNWLCFHASLFGKDIKVAIPVVSVQMVKKHKMARLLPNGLAITTTTQKYVFVSLLSRDSVYDMLRRICTHLQPSSKKSLSIREFPEEPECESLEVLIPEMKWRKVCPASRSLSLPDHIPSAPCTTLDSTESFFPSRKSLKEKIRASGAWMNGGASRSVPGDRTRKCLVFFSADATACAKEKPEEEKSKSDGELRLWDYRLLKIFFVLICFLVVSSSYLAFRISRLEQQLCALSWEGPVPGHR; translated from the exons ATGCATGGGAGGAAGGCTTCTCTCAAGAGCCCCGAGTCCTGCCCAGAAAAACCAGAGAGGACCCAGGAGTTCCCGGATTCAAG TCTGCACTGGCCAGAAGGCTTGAAGGGCGAAGAGATAAAGAAGTGCAGCCGGGAAGGG ATACTCCTGAGTAAATACAACCAGCAATACCACAAGCTGTTCAAGGACATCCCCTCAGAGGAGGTGGTCCTCAAAG TGTGCTCCTGCGCCCTCCGGAGGGACCTGCTTCTCCAGGGACGTCTCTACATTTCCTCCAACTGGCTCTGCTTCCACGCCAGCCTCTTTGGCAAGGATATCAAG gTGGCCATTCCTGTAGTGTCTGTGCAGATGGTTAAAAAGCACAAGATGGCTCGTCTCCTTCCCAATGGCCtggccatcaccaccaccacccagaaG TATGTCTTTGTGTCACTGCTGTCCCGGGACAGTGTCTATGATATGTTGCGGAGGATCTGCACGCATCTCCAG CCTTCCAGCAAGAAGAGTCTGAGCATCAGAGAATTCCCAGAGGAACCCGAGTGTGAGTCTCTG GAAGTCCTCATCCCTGAAATGAAGTGGAGGAAAGTGTGCCCTGCTTCCAGGTCCCTGTCACTCCCGGACCACATCCCCAGTGCTCCGTGCACCACCTTGGACTCTACAGAGAGTTTCTTCCCCTCCAGGAAGTCTTTGA AGGAAAAGATACGAGCCTCGGGAGCTTGGATGAATGGGGGAGCAAGTAGGTCTGTTCCAGGCGACAGGACCAGAAAATGCCTTGTGTTCTTCTCGGCAGATGCCACTGCTTGTGCAAAGGAGAAGCCGGAGGAGGAGAAGAGCAAGAGCGATGGGGAGCTACGGCTGTGGGATTATCGGCTCCTCAAGATCTTCTTCGTGCT GATCTGCTTCTTGGTCGTGTCCTCCTCCTACCTGGCATTCCGCATCTCCCGGCTGGAACAGCAGCTCTGTGCCCTCAGCTGGGAAGGCCCAGTACCAGGACACAGGTGA